A genomic window from Pseudomonas argentinensis includes:
- a CDS encoding DUF1631 domain-containing protein: MKTDANVVHLNKMVPETAHPAAARLPASLIQVRDRAATQLKQALQALFDNADDTLFDMADRATSNAEQNAFFEAMRDLRLKRKGIERGFLQRVFESFASLNQHVVGKTPTLDAVSFDSLSLVQNDELEETVALDSMIAKVLSRDQVALTHLTTRLNAIVSKKLDDKSNPLGPVSLSELFLESCSGLGVEIKVKLIILKLFEKYVLSGLDQLYSDSNGVLIEAGVLPELKAVAARRASAHGRPERSDPVDGFERSAGFVDDEVREVFGALQELLSQTREGVAPRRQAPANAMPISTNDLMRLLSHLQQRAPIQAPTDVDLRAQLEHLLTRASAKSGRVRVVGEVDEDVINLVSMLFEFILDDRSLPDSLKALIARLQIPMLKVAVLDKTFFSRGSHPARRLLNEIATAALGWGDHDSNQRDSLYQKIEQVVGRLLNDFTDDPAIFSELLADFLAFTGDERRRSELLEQRTRDAEEGSARAEMARREVEQALNDRLLGKTLPEVVVRLLREAWSKVMMLTCLKHGTGSEQWQSTLATMDELIWSVEPHDNPEARLRLLELVPGLLKALREGMASAAFDPFSTSEFFSQLEALHVQAFQRFKRAIPDVERAAPTESDEVQRSALSAVGIELPLLDLQPEEDGGISAMVEIVEEIVLEAPGQPRSEPQDEPVLADDDESLLHVDSLRVGSWVEFQEDDEHKLRCKLAAIIKPTGKYIFVNRTGMKVLEKTRMGLAVEFRRNAVRLLDDALLFDRALESVIGNLRRLKGA, from the coding sequence ATGAAGACCGATGCCAACGTAGTGCATCTGAACAAGATGGTTCCTGAAACGGCCCACCCGGCGGCCGCCAGGTTGCCTGCATCGCTCATTCAGGTTCGCGACCGTGCTGCCACCCAGCTCAAGCAGGCGTTGCAGGCATTGTTCGACAATGCCGACGACACCCTGTTCGACATGGCGGATCGCGCCACCAGCAATGCCGAGCAAAACGCCTTTTTCGAAGCCATGCGCGACCTGCGCCTCAAGCGCAAGGGCATCGAGCGCGGTTTCCTGCAACGGGTCTTCGAGTCCTTCGCCAGCCTGAACCAGCACGTGGTCGGCAAGACGCCGACCCTGGATGCCGTATCCTTCGACAGCCTGTCTCTGGTGCAGAACGACGAGCTGGAAGAAACCGTCGCGCTGGACTCGATGATCGCCAAGGTACTGAGCCGTGACCAGGTGGCGCTCACTCACCTGACCACGCGGCTGAATGCCATTGTCAGCAAGAAGCTCGACGACAAGTCCAACCCCCTCGGCCCGGTCTCGCTCAGCGAGCTGTTCCTCGAGTCCTGCAGCGGTCTGGGCGTGGAAATCAAGGTCAAGCTGATCATCCTCAAACTGTTCGAGAAGTACGTGCTCAGTGGCCTCGACCAGTTGTACAGCGACTCCAATGGGGTGCTGATCGAAGCCGGCGTGTTGCCGGAGCTGAAGGCCGTGGCGGCCCGCCGCGCATCCGCCCATGGCCGCCCCGAGCGCAGTGATCCGGTGGATGGTTTCGAGCGCTCTGCCGGGTTCGTCGACGACGAGGTGCGCGAGGTGTTCGGCGCGCTGCAGGAGTTGCTGTCGCAAACCCGTGAGGGCGTGGCGCCGCGGCGCCAGGCGCCGGCCAATGCGATGCCGATTTCCACCAACGACCTGATGCGTCTGCTCTCCCATCTGCAGCAGCGTGCGCCGATCCAGGCGCCCACGGATGTCGACCTGCGTGCTCAGCTCGAGCACCTGCTGACCCGCGCCAGCGCCAAGAGCGGCCGTGTGCGGGTGGTGGGCGAGGTCGATGAAGACGTCATCAACCTGGTGTCGATGCTGTTCGAGTTCATCCTCGACGACCGCAGCCTGCCGGATTCGCTGAAGGCGCTGATTGCCCGCCTGCAGATCCCCATGCTCAAGGTCGCGGTGCTCGACAAGACTTTCTTCAGCCGCGGCAGCCACCCGGCGCGCCGTCTGCTCAACGAGATCGCCACCGCCGCGCTTGGCTGGGGTGACCACGACAGCAATCAGCGCGACAGCCTCTATCAGAAGATCGAGCAGGTCGTGGGGCGTCTGCTCAACGATTTCACCGATGATCCGGCGATCTTCTCCGAGTTGCTGGCCGATTTCCTGGCGTTCACCGGTGACGAACGCCGCCGCAGCGAGTTGCTCGAACAGCGCACTCGCGACGCCGAAGAGGGCAGTGCACGCGCCGAGATGGCGCGCCGCGAAGTGGAGCAGGCACTGAACGATCGCCTGCTCGGCAAGACCCTGCCCGAGGTGGTGGTGCGTCTGCTGCGCGAGGCCTGGAGCAAGGTCATGATGCTGACCTGCCTCAAGCACGGTACCGGCTCCGAGCAGTGGCAGAGCACCCTCGCCACCATGGACGAGCTGATCTGGAGCGTGGAACCCCACGACAATCCGGAGGCGCGCCTGCGCCTGCTGGAACTGGTGCCCGGCCTGCTCAAGGCGCTGCGCGAAGGCATGGCCAGCGCGGCGTTCGACCCGTTCTCCACCAGTGAATTCTTCAGCCAGCTCGAAGCCCTCCACGTGCAGGCCTTTCAGCGCTTCAAGCGCGCCATCCCCGACGTCGAGCGCGCTGCGCCGACCGAGTCCGATGAAGTGCAGCGCTCGGCGCTTTCTGCCGTCGGTATCGAGCTGCCATTGCTGGACCTGCAACCGGAAGAGGACGGCGGCATATCGGCGATGGTCGAGATCGTTGAGGAGATCGTGCTCGAAGCGCCGGGTCAGCCGCGCAGCGAGCCGCAAGACGAGCCGGTCCTGGCCGACGACGATGAATCGCTGCTGCACGTCGATAGCTTGCGGGTCGGCAGCTGGGTCGAATTCCAGGAAGACGACGAGCACAAGCTGCGCTGCAAACTGGCGGCGATCATCAAGCCGACCGGCAAGTACATCTTCGTCAACCGTACCGGCATGAAGGTGCTCGAGAAGACCCGCATGGGCCTGGCCGTGGAGTTCCGCCGCAACGCGGTGCGGCTGCTCGACGATGCGCTGCTGTTCGACCGCGCCCTGGAGTCGGTGATCGGCAACCTGCGGCGTCTCAAGGGCGCCTGA
- the nadC gene encoding carboxylating nicotinate-nucleotide diphosphorylase, translating into MPNLLLAELRAEIEANVRRSLREDIGSGDITAQLIPESRLANASVITRDGAVICGTAWVDEVFRQLDARVAVHWQVQDGQRAEPNQALFHLEGPARALLSGERTALNFLQTLSAVATRCQHYADLVEGTAVKLLDTRKTLPGLRLAQKYAVTQGGCHNHRIGLFDAFLIKENHIAACGGIAAAVASARTIAPGKPVEVEVESLDELQQALAAGADIVMLDELSLDDMRRAVALTAGRAKLEASGGIDDSTLRGIAETGVDYISIGTLTKDVKAVDLSMRLSL; encoded by the coding sequence ATGCCGAATTTACTGCTCGCCGAGCTTCGTGCCGAAATCGAGGCCAATGTCCGCCGCAGCCTGCGCGAAGACATTGGCAGTGGGGACATCACCGCCCAGCTGATTCCCGAGTCGCGCCTGGCCAATGCTAGCGTGATCACCCGTGACGGCGCGGTGATCTGCGGCACAGCCTGGGTCGATGAGGTGTTTCGCCAGCTCGATGCCCGGGTCGCCGTGCACTGGCAGGTGCAGGATGGGCAGCGGGCCGAACCCAACCAGGCGCTCTTCCACCTCGAGGGGCCGGCGCGCGCACTGCTCAGTGGTGAGCGCACGGCGCTGAATTTCCTGCAGACGCTGTCGGCTGTCGCCACACGCTGCCAGCACTACGCCGATCTGGTCGAAGGCACCGCGGTGAAGCTGCTCGACACCCGCAAGACCCTGCCCGGCCTGCGCCTGGCGCAGAAATATGCGGTCACCCAGGGCGGCTGCCACAATCACCGCATTGGCTTGTTCGACGCCTTCCTTATCAAGGAAAACCATATCGCGGCCTGCGGCGGGATCGCGGCAGCGGTGGCGAGCGCACGGACCATCGCGCCGGGCAAACCGGTCGAGGTGGAGGTGGAAAGCCTGGACGAACTGCAGCAGGCCCTCGCCGCCGGTGCCGATATCGTCATGCTCGACGAGCTGTCGCTGGACGACATGCGCCGCGCGGTGGCCCTCACCGCAGGCCGCGCCAAGCTGGAGGCTTCGGGCGGGATCGACGACAGCACCCTGCGCGGCATCGCCGAGACCGGCGTGGACTACATTTCCATCGGCACCCTGACCAAGGACGTCAAGGCGGTGGACCTGTCCATGCGCCTGTCGCTGTAA
- the trpC gene encoding indole-3-glycerol phosphate synthase TrpC, whose amino-acid sequence MSIPTVLENILARKAEEVAARRAVVSLAEVERDARAADPVRGFANALIEQAKSKQPAVIAEIKKASPSKGVLRENFVPADLARSYEEGGATCLSILTDIDFFQGADRYLQQARSACSLPVIRKDFMIDPYQIVEARALGADCVLLIVSALSDVQMGELAATAKAFDLDVLVEVHDGDELERALNVLDTPLVGVNNRNLHTFEVSLETTLDLLPRIPRDRLVVTESGILNRADVELMEISEVYAFLVGEAFMRAENPGSELERLFFPERKRLLGSPDVD is encoded by the coding sequence GTGAGCATTCCCACCGTTCTGGAAAACATCCTTGCCCGCAAGGCCGAAGAAGTGGCGGCCCGTCGCGCCGTGGTCAGCCTGGCCGAGGTCGAGCGCGACGCCCGTGCTGCCGACCCGGTACGTGGTTTCGCCAATGCGCTGATCGAGCAGGCCAAGAGCAAACAGCCGGCGGTGATCGCCGAGATCAAGAAGGCGTCACCGAGCAAGGGCGTGCTGCGCGAGAACTTCGTGCCGGCGGACCTTGCCCGCAGTTATGAGGAGGGCGGCGCCACCTGCCTGTCGATTCTTACCGATATCGATTTCTTCCAGGGCGCCGACCGCTACCTGCAGCAAGCCCGCAGCGCCTGCTCGTTGCCGGTGATCCGCAAGGATTTCATGATCGACCCTTACCAGATCGTCGAGGCCCGGGCGCTGGGCGCCGACTGCGTGCTGCTGATCGTCTCCGCGTTGTCCGATGTGCAGATGGGCGAGCTGGCAGCGACCGCCAAGGCATTCGACCTCGATGTGCTGGTGGAAGTGCATGACGGCGACGAGCTCGAGCGTGCACTCAATGTGCTCGATACGCCGCTGGTGGGCGTGAACAACCGCAACCTGCACACCTTCGAGGTCAGTTTGGAAACCACCCTCGACCTGCTGCCGCGCATCCCCCGTGATCGCCTGGTGGTCACCGAGAGTGGCATCCTCAACCGCGCCGATGTGGAGCTGATGGAGATCAGCGAGGTGTATGCCTTCCTGGTCGGCGAAGCCTTCATGCGCGCCGAGAACCCGGGCTCCGAGCTGGAGCGCCTGTTCTTTCCCGAACGCAAGCGGCTGCTCGGCAGCCCGGACGTGGACTGA